A region of the Alphaproteobacteria bacterium genome:
GCCGCGTCGGGGCTCTGCGCCTCGTCCGGGCTTTGTGCCTCGTCGGGGCTCTGTGCCTCGTCCGGGCTTTGAGCCTCATCGGCCATTTCGCTTTCGGCCGCCATCTCGGGCTGCGGCGGCGTCTCCGGTTCGGCCGCGGCAGGCGCCTCTGGTTCGGCCGCCGGCGGGGCCGCGCTCGCCATTTCGGGCTCGGCCGGGGCCGGGGCGGCGTCCGCCTCCTCGGCCGGCCTGGCCTCGTCCGCGGGTGACGCGTCGGCGGCGGTTTCCTCGGCCTTGGCCTCGACCGCCGGCAATGGCGCCGGGGACGGGCTTTGTTCGCGCATCCAGGCGATCAGATCGGCCCGTTTCTGTGCGTTCCTGGCACCGGCGAAGGCCATCTTGGTGCCCGGCGCGAAGCCCTTGGGGCTGGCCAGGAACTGGTCGAGCCGGTCATAGGTCCAGTCGCCGCCCATGTCGGCCAGGGCGCCCGAATAGGCGAAGCCGGCATTGTTGGCCACCGGCTGGGCGACAGCGTTCCACAGATTGGGACCGACTTTGTCGGCGCCGCCGTCGTCGAATGTGTGGCACGTGGCGCATTTCTTGGTCTCGCCCTGACCGGCGGCCGGATCGGCGTTGGCCAACAGCTCAGCCACCGACGGGCCCTGATCGGGAATGGCGCCGGCATCGGGCTCCATGTCA
Encoded here:
- a CDS encoding c-type cytochrome, yielding MNSFEFNKIAGAVLAAALTAMVVGQIARALVSVHDLEENVYLVRGADGDMEPDAGAIPDQGPSVAELLANADPAAGQGETKKCATCHTFDDGGADKVGPNLWNAVAQPVANNAGFAYSGALADMGGDWTYDRLDQFLASPKGFAPGTKMAFAGARNAQKRADLIAWMREQSPSPAPLPAVEAKAEETAADASPADEARPAEEADAAPAPAEPEMASAAPPAAEPEAPAAAEPETPPQPEMAAESEMADEAQSPDEAQSPDEAQSPDEAQSPDAAESPDAAESPDAAPQQAAATAGPALGPLFANADPAAGEKTAKKCMACHNIAEGKGNKIGPNLWGVVDRPVAGVEGYKYSPAMTKFGGEWTYARLFEYLANPKDEVPGSKMAFPGIKDQQQIANLLAWLGKQSGDPVPPPQ